A window of the Rhinoderma darwinii isolate aRhiDar2 unplaced genomic scaffold, aRhiDar2.hap1 Scaffold_709, whole genome shotgun sequence genome harbors these coding sequences:
- the RNF40 gene encoding E3 ubiquitin-protein ligase BRE1B isoform X1 produces MRYDSEPGTQNTAAKENATDPEEAPPPTEAPDHKDCAAPPAAPPALAPGNLPESSLTFLATLACSTTEEIELQLQERMEFSKRAVSCVLETSNKLHGRMQDLCERIHNADFEQVSETLRTLNKDHFSENHKLQDSATVLQEKHHRISLQHHELQDRVTSSETKVSEMERSIEDLQWDIEKLRKHEQKLNRHLAEALEQLNSGYHISGSSGSFQGGQTTLTVQKFEMLNAELEQNQELANSRMCELEKLQNELQTAVRLKEKLKLDLRTLPEEAVRGTQDFRCLQSQFSLLYNESLQVKTQLDEARALLLGTKNSHLRQIERMESEELSVQKKLRTEVIQLEDTLAQVRKEYEMLRIEFEQNLAANEQAGPINREMRHLIGSLQNHNHQLKGDVQRYKRKVRDAQGEVSKMRLQVGVPPCPASGLSSTDVTTPAIKEEEASADVKKETPVVVTRDPEMPTTPEVKKEEEEQKKELERSKTRERELEREREKEREKERERERDKQKGEDSKRKDSDILKPLRAELKKAQESQKEMKLLLDMYKSAPKEQRDKVQLMAAERKTKAEVEELRLRVQALEEKDRRERKKLADEEALRKIKLAEEQIEHLQRKLSATKQEEEALLSEMDVTGQAFEDMQEQNIRLMQQLREKDDANFKLMSERIKSNQIHKLLREEKEELAEQVQGLKTQVDAQLLQVQKLEERERVLHTSLAAIEKELTLRTQALEIQKRKAVEAAQLAEDLKVQLEHIVSTLRDTQSFVCDNRSAKEKESFSLKRAQEEISRLRRKLEKQKKMEVYADADQILQEEIKEYRARLTCPCCNTRKKDAVLTKCFHVFCFECVKTRYDSRQRKCPKCNAAFGAHDFHRIYIN; encoded by the exons ATGCGATATGACTCGGAGCCGGGCACCCAGAACACTGCGGCCAAGGAGAATGCCACGGACCCCGAGGAGGCACCACCTCCCACAGAAGCCCCTGACCATAAAG ACTGCGCTGCACCTCCAGCCGCTCCACCTGCGCTGGCTCCAGGCAATCTCCCAGAATCCTCTCTCACCTTTTTGGCTACTCTGGCCTGCAGCACCACAGAGGAGATCGAGCTACAACTACAGGAACGCATGGAGTTCAGTAAGCGAGCCGTGTCCTGCGTCCTGGAAACCTCCAACAAGCTGCACGGCCGGATGCAGGATCTGTGCGAGCGCATTCACAACGCAG ACTTTGAACAGGTGAGTGAGACGCTTCGAACTCTGAACAAAGATCATTTCAGCGAGAACCACAAGCTCCAGGACTCGGCCACGGTCCTGCAGGAGAAGCACCATCGTATCTCTTTACAA CATCATGAACTGCAAGACCGAGTCACGTCATCCGAAACCAAAGTCTCCGAGATGGAGCGAAGTATTGAGGATCTGCAGTGGGACATAGAGAAGCTGCGCAAACACGAGCAGAAACTCAACCGTCACCTCGCAGAGGCCCTAGAGCAG CTGAATTCAGGATACCACATTTCGGGAAGTTCTGGGAGTTTCCAGGGAGGACAGACGACTTTGACGGTGCAGAAG TTTGAGATGCTGAATGCGGAGCTGGAACAAAACCAAGAACTGGCCAACAGTCGCATGTGTGAGCTGGAGAAGCTGCAGAATGAGCTGCAGACCGCGGTGCGGCTGAAGGAGAAGCTGAAG CTGGATCTGCGAACCCTCCCGGAGGAGGCGGTGAGGGGCACCCAGGACTTCCGCTGTCTGCAGTCCCAGTTCTCACTTCTGTATAATGAGTCCCTTCAGGTGAAGACGCAGCTGGATGAGGCGCGAGCTCTTCTCCTCGGCACAAAGAACAGCCACCTCCGGCAGATCGAGCGCATGGAG AGCGAGGAATTGTCTGTCCAAAAGAAACTGCGTACTGAAGTGATCCAGCTGGAGGACACGCTCGCCCAGGTGCGCAAGGAGTACGAGATGCTGAGGATTGAGTTTGAGCAGAATCTGGCGGCCAATGAACAAGCAG GGCCCATTAATCGTGAAATGCGTCATCTGATTGGAAGCCTTCAGAACCACAACCACCAGCTGAAAGGTGACGTCCAGCGATACAAGCGCAAGGTGCGCGATGCCCAAGGAGAGGTGAGCAAG atGCGATTACAAGTCGGGGTCCCTCCGTGTCCAGCTTCTGGGCTGTCAAGCACTGATGTCACCACTCCGGCCATCAAAGAAGAAGAAGCCTCTGCAGATGTGAAGAAGGAGACTCCTGTGGTGGTGACACGAGACCCAGAAATGCCGACCACCCCGGAGGTGAAGAAAGAAGAAGAGGAGCAGAAAAAAGAGCTGGAACGCAGCAAGACACGAGAGCGAGAACTAGAACGGGAACGAGAGAAGGAGCGCGAGAAGGAGCGAGAACGGGAGAGGGACAAGCAAAAGGGAGAAGACAGTAAGAGGAAGGACTCGGACATCTTAAAACCGCTCCGAGCAGAACTCAA GAAGGCCCAGGAGAGCCAGAAGGAGATGAAGCTGCTCCTGGACATGTATAAATCTGCCCCCAAAGAGCAGAGAGACAAAGTGCAGCTAATGGCGGCTGAGCGGAAGACCAAAGCTGAG GTGGAGGAGCTGCGGTTACGGGTTCAGGCTCTCGAGGAAAAGGAtcggagagagagaaagaagctggcggacgaggaggcgctgcGGAAGATCAAACTGGCCGAGGAGCAAATTGAACATTTACAGAGGAAACTCAGCGCAACCAAACAG GAGGAGGAGGCTTTGTTGTCTGAAATGGACGTGACTGGGCAGGCATTTGAAGACATGCAGGAACAGAACATCCGCCTGATGCAGCAGCTGCGGGAAAAGGACGACGCAAACTTCAAGCTGATGTCCGAGCGGATAAAATCCAATCAGATCCACAAACTGCTgcgggaggagaaggaggagctgGCGGAGCAGGTGCAGGGTCTGAAGACTCAG GTGGACGCTCAGCTCTTACAGGTGCAGAAGCTGGAGGAGCGGGAGCGGGTGCTGCACACGTCGTTGGCTGCCATAGAGAAGGAGCTGACGCTCAGGACTCAGGCGTTAGAGATACAGAAGAGGAAG GCGGTGGAAGCGGCTCAACTTGCAGAAGACCTGAAGGTTCAACTAGAGCACATAGTCAGTACACTGCGAGACACGCAGAGCTTCGTGTGCGACAACCGCTCCGCCAAGGAGAAGGAATCATTCAGCCTAAAGCGAGCACAG GAAGAGATCTCACGCCTGCGCAGAAAACTAGAGAAACAGAAGAAGATGGAGGTTTATGCCGACGCCGACCAGATCCTTCAGGAGGAGATCAAAGAGTACAGA GCTCGTCTCACCTGCCCGTGCTGCAACACCCGCAAGAAAGATGCCGTTCTTACCAAGTGTTTCCACGTCTTCTGCTTCGAGTGCGTAAAGACCCGATATGACTCCAGGCAACGGAAATGTCCCAAGTGCAACGCAGCTTTTGGAGCGCACGATTTCCACAGAATTTATATCAACTAG
- the PHKG2 gene encoding phosphorylase b kinase gamma catalytic chain, liver/testis isoform isoform X2 yields MSPEQLQEVRLSTAKEMEILYQVSQHPFIITLIDSYESSTFIFLVFDLMKRGELFDYLTEKVTLSEKETRCIMRSLLEAVLYLHSNNIVHRDLKPENILMDDCLNIKLSDFGFSCVLKPQERLRELCGTPGYLAPEILKCSMDETHPGYGKEVDLWACGVIMFTLLAGSPPFWHRRQMLMLRMIMDGRYQFSSPEWDDRSATARDLISHLLQVFPDKRLTADQALQHPFFQSHQRDSGSTVTPYHRFRIAAWAALACVRILVRWRRARPVTRELLISDPYGVKGIRRLIDACAFRIYGHWVKKGERQNRAALFQNQPKALLLTMGDDEDHDGD; encoded by the exons TAACACTGATTGATTCTTACGAATCGTCCACATTCATATTCCTGGTTTTCGACTT GATGAAGAGGGGAGAGCTGTTTGACTACCTGACAGAGAAGGTCACCTTAAGTGAGAAGGAAACCAG GTGTATCATGCGTTCTCTGCTGGAGGCGGTTTTATATCTACATTCAAATAACATTGTCCACCGTGATCTGAAACCAGAGAATATTCTGATGGATGACTGCCTGAACATCAAGCTTTCCGACTTTGGTTTTAGTTGCGTCCTGAAACCTCAGGAGAGGCTGCGAG AGCTCTGTGGGACACCAGGGTATTTAGCTCCAGAAATCCTGAAGTGTTCGATGGATGAAACTCACCCTGGATATGGAAAGGAGGTGGATCT GTGGGCGTGCGGGGTGATCATGTTTACACTACTGGCTGGCTCGCCTCCATTCTGGCATCGTAGACAGATGTTAATGCTCCGCATGATCATGGACGGACGATACCAATTCAGTTCTCCTGAGTGGGATGACCGATCTGCAACAGCCAGAGATCTG ATCTCCCATCTTCTCCAAGTGTTTCCAGATAAGCGTCTTACAGCGGACCAGGCTCTCCAGCACCCGTTTTTCCAAAGTCACCAGCGAGATAGCGGCTCCACCGTCACTCCATATCACCGCTTCCGG ATTGCAGCCTGGGCCGCTTTGGCTTGTGTCCGTATCCTGGTGAGATGGAGGCGAGCGCGGCCCGTTACCCGAGAACTGCTCATAAGTGACCCATACGGGGTGAAGGGCATCCGGAGACTTATTGATGCCTGTGCTTTCCGTATATATGGCCACTGGGTGAAAAAGGGAGAAAGACAGAATCGTGCAGCTTTATTTCAGAACCAGCCGAAAGCCCTTCTATTGACAATGGGGGACGATGAGGACCACGATGGCGACTGA
- the RNF40 gene encoding E3 ubiquitin-protein ligase BRE1B isoform X2: MRYDSEPGTQNTAAKENATDPEEAPPPTEAPDHKDCAAPPAAPPALAPGNLPESSLTFLATLACSTTEEIELQLQERMEFSKRAVSCVLETSNKLHGRMQDLCERIHNADFEQVSETLRTLNKDHFSENHKLQDSATVLQEKHHRISLQHHELQDRVTSSETKVSEMERSIEDLQWDIEKLRKHEQKLNRHLAEALEQLNSGYHISGSSGSFQGGQTTLTVQKFEMLNAELEQNQELANSRMCELEKLQNELQTAVRLKEKLKLDLRTLPEEAVRGTQDFRCLQSQFSLLYNESLQVKTQLDEARALLLGTKNSHLRQIERMESEELSVQKKLRTEVIQLEDTLAQVRKEYEMLRIEFEQNLAANEQAGPINREMRHLIGSLQNHNHQLKGDVQRYKRKVRDAQGEMRLQVGVPPCPASGLSSTDVTTPAIKEEEASADVKKETPVVVTRDPEMPTTPEVKKEEEEQKKELERSKTRERELEREREKEREKERERERDKQKGEDSKRKDSDILKPLRAELKKAQESQKEMKLLLDMYKSAPKEQRDKVQLMAAERKTKAEVEELRLRVQALEEKDRRERKKLADEEALRKIKLAEEQIEHLQRKLSATKQEEEALLSEMDVTGQAFEDMQEQNIRLMQQLREKDDANFKLMSERIKSNQIHKLLREEKEELAEQVQGLKTQVDAQLLQVQKLEERERVLHTSLAAIEKELTLRTQALEIQKRKAVEAAQLAEDLKVQLEHIVSTLRDTQSFVCDNRSAKEKESFSLKRAQEEISRLRRKLEKQKKMEVYADADQILQEEIKEYRARLTCPCCNTRKKDAVLTKCFHVFCFECVKTRYDSRQRKCPKCNAAFGAHDFHRIYIN, encoded by the exons ATGCGATATGACTCGGAGCCGGGCACCCAGAACACTGCGGCCAAGGAGAATGCCACGGACCCCGAGGAGGCACCACCTCCCACAGAAGCCCCTGACCATAAAG ACTGCGCTGCACCTCCAGCCGCTCCACCTGCGCTGGCTCCAGGCAATCTCCCAGAATCCTCTCTCACCTTTTTGGCTACTCTGGCCTGCAGCACCACAGAGGAGATCGAGCTACAACTACAGGAACGCATGGAGTTCAGTAAGCGAGCCGTGTCCTGCGTCCTGGAAACCTCCAACAAGCTGCACGGCCGGATGCAGGATCTGTGCGAGCGCATTCACAACGCAG ACTTTGAACAGGTGAGTGAGACGCTTCGAACTCTGAACAAAGATCATTTCAGCGAGAACCACAAGCTCCAGGACTCGGCCACGGTCCTGCAGGAGAAGCACCATCGTATCTCTTTACAA CATCATGAACTGCAAGACCGAGTCACGTCATCCGAAACCAAAGTCTCCGAGATGGAGCGAAGTATTGAGGATCTGCAGTGGGACATAGAGAAGCTGCGCAAACACGAGCAGAAACTCAACCGTCACCTCGCAGAGGCCCTAGAGCAG CTGAATTCAGGATACCACATTTCGGGAAGTTCTGGGAGTTTCCAGGGAGGACAGACGACTTTGACGGTGCAGAAG TTTGAGATGCTGAATGCGGAGCTGGAACAAAACCAAGAACTGGCCAACAGTCGCATGTGTGAGCTGGAGAAGCTGCAGAATGAGCTGCAGACCGCGGTGCGGCTGAAGGAGAAGCTGAAG CTGGATCTGCGAACCCTCCCGGAGGAGGCGGTGAGGGGCACCCAGGACTTCCGCTGTCTGCAGTCCCAGTTCTCACTTCTGTATAATGAGTCCCTTCAGGTGAAGACGCAGCTGGATGAGGCGCGAGCTCTTCTCCTCGGCACAAAGAACAGCCACCTCCGGCAGATCGAGCGCATGGAG AGCGAGGAATTGTCTGTCCAAAAGAAACTGCGTACTGAAGTGATCCAGCTGGAGGACACGCTCGCCCAGGTGCGCAAGGAGTACGAGATGCTGAGGATTGAGTTTGAGCAGAATCTGGCGGCCAATGAACAAGCAG GGCCCATTAATCGTGAAATGCGTCATCTGATTGGAAGCCTTCAGAACCACAACCACCAGCTGAAAGGTGACGTCCAGCGATACAAGCGCAAGGTGCGCGATGCCCAAGGAGAG atGCGATTACAAGTCGGGGTCCCTCCGTGTCCAGCTTCTGGGCTGTCAAGCACTGATGTCACCACTCCGGCCATCAAAGAAGAAGAAGCCTCTGCAGATGTGAAGAAGGAGACTCCTGTGGTGGTGACACGAGACCCAGAAATGCCGACCACCCCGGAGGTGAAGAAAGAAGAAGAGGAGCAGAAAAAAGAGCTGGAACGCAGCAAGACACGAGAGCGAGAACTAGAACGGGAACGAGAGAAGGAGCGCGAGAAGGAGCGAGAACGGGAGAGGGACAAGCAAAAGGGAGAAGACAGTAAGAGGAAGGACTCGGACATCTTAAAACCGCTCCGAGCAGAACTCAA GAAGGCCCAGGAGAGCCAGAAGGAGATGAAGCTGCTCCTGGACATGTATAAATCTGCCCCCAAAGAGCAGAGAGACAAAGTGCAGCTAATGGCGGCTGAGCGGAAGACCAAAGCTGAG GTGGAGGAGCTGCGGTTACGGGTTCAGGCTCTCGAGGAAAAGGAtcggagagagagaaagaagctggcggacgaggaggcgctgcGGAAGATCAAACTGGCCGAGGAGCAAATTGAACATTTACAGAGGAAACTCAGCGCAACCAAACAG GAGGAGGAGGCTTTGTTGTCTGAAATGGACGTGACTGGGCAGGCATTTGAAGACATGCAGGAACAGAACATCCGCCTGATGCAGCAGCTGCGGGAAAAGGACGACGCAAACTTCAAGCTGATGTCCGAGCGGATAAAATCCAATCAGATCCACAAACTGCTgcgggaggagaaggaggagctgGCGGAGCAGGTGCAGGGTCTGAAGACTCAG GTGGACGCTCAGCTCTTACAGGTGCAGAAGCTGGAGGAGCGGGAGCGGGTGCTGCACACGTCGTTGGCTGCCATAGAGAAGGAGCTGACGCTCAGGACTCAGGCGTTAGAGATACAGAAGAGGAAG GCGGTGGAAGCGGCTCAACTTGCAGAAGACCTGAAGGTTCAACTAGAGCACATAGTCAGTACACTGCGAGACACGCAGAGCTTCGTGTGCGACAACCGCTCCGCCAAGGAGAAGGAATCATTCAGCCTAAAGCGAGCACAG GAAGAGATCTCACGCCTGCGCAGAAAACTAGAGAAACAGAAGAAGATGGAGGTTTATGCCGACGCCGACCAGATCCTTCAGGAGGAGATCAAAGAGTACAGA GCTCGTCTCACCTGCCCGTGCTGCAACACCCGCAAGAAAGATGCCGTTCTTACCAAGTGTTTCCACGTCTTCTGCTTCGAGTGCGTAAAGACCCGATATGACTCCAGGCAACGGAAATGTCCCAAGTGCAACGCAGCTTTTGGAGCGCACGATTTCCACAGAATTTATATCAACTAG
- the LOC142729187 gene encoding cilia- and flagella-associated protein 119-like, which translates to MIAETGNASPGDGGLCRVKISKSRVCLWKDVTVRDLERLERAQSAEDLRRTLSELLDLESGLCGPRAGALLDLYYYTVRFCRDCGYDVEQMSCVLSIVKETHAACVGSPLGNVSECHQLFRDLLLCHAVQRPPFSIGVFSPQQLLHILDYFVKTYFCHFKLYKWAFTPQVNLDLSIVSDVISEMNDAKTSDEAGAQETEDTAAPGAERSPYSAGEIQAAERRPEDPDGPGGRRIW; encoded by the exons ATGATTGCGGAGACTGGAAACGCGAGTCCCGGGGATGGCGGCCTGTGCCGG GTAAAGATATCGAAATCACGAGTCTGCCTATG GAAAGATGTGACCGTGCGTGACCTGGAGAGGCTGGAGCGTGCGCAGAGCGCGGAAGATCTACGCAG AACTCTGTCTGAACTGCTGGATCTGGAGAGCGGCCTGTGTGGCCCTCGTGCCGGGGCCCTACTGGATCTTTATTATTACACGGTGCGATTCTGCCGGGACTGTGGATATGACGTGGAGCAGATGTCTTGTGTTCTCTCCATCGTGAAGGAGACGCACGCGGCTTGTGTAG gttcacccctgggaaATGTATCCGAGTGTCACCAGCTCTTCCGGGATTTGCTCCTTTGTCACGCTGTCCAG CGGCCGCCGTTCAGCATTGGGGTGTTCTCCCCGCAGCAACTGTTGCACATATTGGACTATTTTGTGAAGACGTACTTCTGCCATTTCAAACTGTATAAATGGGCGTTTACTCCTCAG GTTAATTTAGACCTCTCAATAGTCTCCGATGTGATCTCCGAGATGAACGATGCAAAGACAAGTGATGAAG CTGGAGCTCAGGAGACGGAAGATACCGCGGCGCCGGGGGCAGAGCGCAGCCCGTACAGCGCAGG GGAGATACAAGCGGCTGAGAGGAGACCTGAAGATCCAGACGGGCCGGGAGGGCGGAGGATCTGGTAA